The Humidesulfovibrio mexicanus DNA segment TGCGCAGCTGGCCCTGGATGGCCATGCCCGTCACCGAGCGGTCGCCGATGACGATCATCTTGTGGGCGTTCTTGTGCAGGCGCGCGGCCAGGCGCAGGGTGGCCTCGAAGTCCACGTTCTCCACCAGGCCGGTGATGTTGTTCCTTCCGGCGAGTTTTTCGGGCTTGAAGTCGTTGACCCCGCAGAAGACCACGGGCAGACCGGGGAACAGCCTGTCCTGATAGTCCAGCACGAAGTTGTAGGCGAAGTCGTCGCTGGCGATGACCAGGTCGAACTCCGAGTCCCGGAACTTGTCGCGATAGAACGTGAAGAGGGCCTGGGCGCGCTCCTGCGTGGCGAAGCGCTTGGTGTCCATGTACTCAATCTGCAGGTCCACCAGGAATTGGGACTCGGCGAAGTACTGCCTGAGGCCGGTGACGATCTCGTCGGACCAGGCGTAGCCGTCGTGGTAGGAGTTGAGCACCAGCACGTTCTTGCGCGGCTTTTCGGCCAGGGCCGGGCAGGCGGCCAGGCCCGAAAACAGGACCGCCAGGACCAGGCACAGGGCGAGACGCTTGAACATGGGCTACAGTCCCGGGCGCTGGCCGCCGACCCGGCCGCCGACACGACCGGAGGGGCAGGCCGCGCGTACGCGCCCGGCCTGTGGGCCGTGCGGAGGGGGGCTCTGTGTTGCGCTGCGCGGCATTGCTGGTCTCCAGTCCATGTTTGCCGCGAAGTCTCGCCGCTTTTCCGTCCCAGGTCAAGGCGAGGGGCGTGGCTTGGCTTATGTCACCCGATCTTGACGCCTGCGCCGTTCTCCGCATAAATTTCCCCGTCAGGCGCAGTGCAACAAGGAGGACTCATGACCGCCGCGAGCCCGCCCCCCATCGCCCGGCGCAGACGCCAGCGCGACGCCGAACGCACCCGCGCGGCAATAGTGCAGGCCGCCCGCGAGGTGTTTCTGCGCGGCGACTACCATCAGGCCTCGCTGAGCGACATCGCCCACAGGGCCGGAGTGGCCCAAAGCCTGATCCACCACCACTTCGGCTCCAAGAAGGGGCTGTACGTGGCCGCGGTGCACGCCTTTCTCGCCGAGTTGGACGAGGATCTCAAGGGCATCATCCAGCCCGTGGTGGACACCACCGGGAAAAACGCGCCCGAGGAGGCCGCCGCGTTCATCAGCGCAGCGCTTACGGCCTATTTTCGCTTTCTTTCCGCCAACGAGCAGTGCGTGCGGTTTTACCGCATCCTGGACCTGTCCATGCACAACGACCCGGATCTGGTGGCCGGGCTGGACGAACTGGACGACCAGGGCCGCGAAATGAGCACCCTGCACCTGATGCGCGCGGCCCACGACCGATTGACCCTCATGAAGGAGCGCGGCCAACTGCGCGAGGGCGTGGAGCCCCTGCCGCTTTTGTCCGCCATGCTGTGCACGGTGGAGCATTGGTTCACCTCCTCGCGGCGGCTGAACCACAGGCTCTCGCAGGCCGTGGGGCGCGGCGGGGCGGGCTGCCAGGGCGGCATCGCCCCGGAGGAATATCTGCGCACCGTTGTCGAGGTGTTTCTGCGCGGCGCCCTGGCCGAGCCGGGCCGCTGAAGCACGCGCTATTGCGCATCCAGCACGCACAGGGCCGAGAGGGCCAGCAGGCGTTGCCGCAGGGAGGGCGCGTCCTCCTCTTGCGTCCGCAGCCAGGCGATGAAGGCCGCGCGCGTGCGGTCCTGCGGCGCAAAGGGCGCGGCATGGCGGTCCATGCCCCTGCGCAGACGCGGGAGGAACGTCCGCTCCGGGCGCAGGTCCAGACCCGGAGCAGGGGCGGGAGGCGGTCCGGCGAGGGCTGTTCCGCCCTGGTCCGGCTGGAGGGCGGCCGCACGTCCGGCGCGCGCGCCGAAGACAAGGGCCGAGAGCGCCATGCCGCCGCCCATGCGCTGCGCCCCATGCATTCCGCCCGCGCATTCGCCGCAGGCGTACAGGCCCGGAACAGCGGTTCGGCCGTCGGCATCGATGCGCGCCCCGCCGTTGCCCGCGTGGGCGAACAGCGCCAGGGGCGCGCCCCCAGGCAGGGGGGCCAGCCCGTCCGCACCGCGCCGGGCAAGCAGCCAGCGGTCCAGCGCGGCGTCGGGCAGGGAGTAAGCCAGCGGGCAGTGTCCGCGCCTGGCTTCGGCATGGTGGGCCAGCTCCGGAGCCAGCAGGCTCCAGGGCAGGGCGCCGGGATTCACGAACCCGCCATCGGCCGCATGGCCCCAGAAGAATTGCAGGAAGCGCGCGTTGACCAACTCGGTCCCGGCGGAACGCAGCAATCCAAAAGAGAGCCCGCTGCCGCCCGGACCGCAGATGCGCCTGGCGAAGAGCGGAGCCGGGCCGCCCAGGGCCGCCACCACCGCGTCGGCCCGCAGGAAGACCGGTTCGCCGTCGCGCAGGGGGGCGAGCCATGCGCCGGTTGCGCGGCCTGCCGCATCGCGGGTGATCTGCAGGGCCACGAAGCCGTGCAGCAGGCGCACGCCCAGGCCCCGCACGCGGGCCAGGAACGCGCCGTGCGCCGCGCCCAAATCGTCGAAGACCACGGCCCGCCGGGGTGGGCTGAAGCAGCCCGGGTAGCGGGCAAGGGCCCCGTCGGCCTTGCGCCGGAACGCCAGGCCGAGGGAGAGCAGGTCGGAGAGCGCGACCGGTGCGTCCTGCGCCAGGGCGCGCGCCAGTTCCAGGGCAACGGTTCCGGGCGCGGCCAGGGCCAGGGCCTCCCTGATGAAGGCTTCCGCCTCGCCGGGGCGGGGGGCCTGCATTCCCAGGGCGTTGTTGCGGTTGGCGAAGGAGGAGCCGCACGGCGCGGCGCGCGGGCTGACCAGGGTGACGGCGAGGTGCGGGGCGGCCTGCTTTGCGGCCCAGGCGGCGCGCATTCCAGCCAGGCCCGCGCCCAGCACAAGCACATGCCGGAAGGACGGGGCGGGCGCGGCCTGCGGGGCCATGGAGCCTCCTGGGGGCTTAGCCCCCGAGCTTCTTCTGGGCGAAGGCGAGCAGCTTCTTGGCCTCGACGAAATTGGGGTTGATGGCCACGGCCATCTTGGCGGCCTCGGCCATTTTGGCCCATTTCTGCCAGTCGTAGTACAGGCGGCCCAGGTTGAAGAAGAGGTACTCGTCCGTTTGGCAGATGCCCAGGGCGCGGCGGTAGTAGCCCTCGGCGCTTTCGAAGTCCTGCATTTTGCGCAGCACGATGCCGATGCGGTTGTACAGGTGGATGGACTCCGGAGATTCGTTGATGGCCTGGCTCAGGTGGCCCACGGCGTCCTGGTTCAGCCCGGCCTTGTAGTAGCGGTCGGCAATGTCGGCCTTGAGTTCCGCATCGCCGGGGAATTCCCCGGTAAGCCTGTCGAAGGCCTGCCGGGCCTCGTCGAACTGCTGCTCGTCCAGGTGCTTCTGGCCGCGTTCAAGCCCCTCGCGCTTCTTGGACTCCAGGGCCTCCAGGTCCTTCTGGGCGGTCTCGTTCACGTCCTCCTGCAGCACCTTGCGCATCTCGTAAAGCTCCTCCAGGAGCTTCTTTTCAGCGCCGGGCGTGTAGTGCAGAAGCAGCGGGTAGAACTTGCGCAGCTCCTTGTGATTGTTCAGGGAATACACGGCGGTGTCGAGCATCTGGGCGAATTCTTCGCGCTCGTTCTTGAGCAGCGGTGCGGAGAGCATGAGCACGATGGCGTCGTTCAACGCCTGGGCCGCAGTCATGTACTTGCCCATTTTAAGGCTGGCGTTGATGCCTGCGAGCTTTTGCCTCGCCTTTGTGAGTTCGCCTGACATGCGTGCGCCTCCCTTGGCCCGCGCAAAAGCGGGCGCTGGCTTGTGTCCCTTACTTGCCCGTGGCCTGGCGCACCAGGTCGCGGAAGCGGGGGAAGAAGTAGGCGCTGTCGTGGGGGCCGGGCGCCGCCTCGGGGTGGAACTGGATGGCGATGAGGGGCTTGCTTCTGTGGGCGAAGCCCTCCAGCGTCTGGTCGTTCAGGTTCCGGTGGGTCACCTTGAGCTCCGGCAGGTGGTCGATGTCCACGCAGAAGCCGTGGTTCTGCGAGGAGATTTCGATCTTGCCGGACTCCATGTCCATGACCGGGTGGTTGCAGCCGTGGTGGCCGAACTTGAGCTTGTAGGCGCGTCCGCCCAGGGCCAGGCCCATGATCTGGTGTCCCAGGCAGATGCCCGCCACCGGAAGCTTCTGCGCAAAGACCCTGGTGGCCTCGATGGCGTTCTTGACCACGGCCGGGTCGCCGGGGCCGTTGGAGAGGAACACCGCGTCCGGGGAAAGCTCCGCCGCCTGCTGGTGTGTGAAGTGCGATGGCACCACGAGCATGTCGAAGCCCTGGGCTGCGAGCAGGCGCAGGATGTTCCATTTGACGCCGAAGTCGTAGACCAGCAGGCGCGGGCCGTTGCCGGCCCAGCTGAAGTCGGCCAGGTTCACGGTCTTTGTGCCGCTGCCGGTCCACAGGTAGGGATTCTTGGCGCTGACCTTGTCGGCCAGGTTCAGGCCCTCCATGCTGGGCAGCCCCTGGGCCTTTTTGACCAGTTCCTGCGGCGAGCCGGAGGTGGAGATGACCCCGCGCATGGCTCCGTTGAGGCGCAGGTGCCGGGTCAGCGCGCGGGTGTCGATGCCTTCGATGCCCATGACGCCGGCCTTTTTGAGGTAGTCGGGCAGGGACATGGCGGCGCGCCAGTTGGAGGGCTCCTTGCAGCACTCCTTGACGATGAGGGCCTCGGCCCCGATCTTGTGCGACTCCACGTCCTCGGCGTTGACGCCGTAGTTGCCGATGAGCGGGTAGGTCATGCAGACCATCTGGCCCACGTAGGAGGGGTCGGTGAGGATCTCCTGGTAGCCGGTCATGCCGGTGTTGAAGATGGCCTCGCCGCCGGTCTCGCCGGGACCGGTGAACGACGAGCCCTCGAACCAGGTTCCGTCCTCAAGGGCCAGAATCGCTTTCATGTTGCGTGCTCCCGCAGGATTTTTTCAATGTGCTCAACGTCTTCTGGCCGGTCCACCCCATGGCACGCGTGGCGGGTCAGGGCCACATGGATGGGGATGGCGTTCTCCAGAAGCCTCAACTGCTCCAGCTTCTCCGTGCGCTCAAGCCTGCCCTGCGGCAGCGCCGCAAAGCGCTCCAGCGCGTGCATCCGGAAGGCGTACAGCCCCACATGCAGAAGCGGCCCGGCCGTGTCCCCGTCCGCTTCGCCGTCGCGGCAAAAGGGAATGGCGGCACGGGAAAAATACAGCGCGCGGCCCTGCGCGTCCAGAACCACCTTGACCCGGTCCGGGCTTTGGGCCTCGGCGCGGGTCATGGGCGTGGCCAAGGTGGCGGCCTGCACCGTCTCGCCCCCTGGCGCCGCGAAGGGCGCCAGCAATTCCTCCAGCATGGCCGGGTCGAGCGCCGGTTCGTCGCCCTGCACGTTCACCACCACGCTGTCCGGCTCCGCGCCGATGAGCCGGGCGGCCTCCAGCACGCGGTCGGTGCCGCTCTGGTGGTGGCGGCCGGTCATGATGGCGGGCGCTCCCCACGCGTTGGCCGCAGCCATGATGCGCTCGTCGTCCGTGGCGATGAGCACCCGCGAAAAGCGCGCGCACAGGGACGCGCGCTGGTGCACGCGCACGCACATGGGCACGCCGGAAATTTCCACAAGCGGCTTGCCGGGAAAGCGCGAGGAATCATACCGAGCCGGGATGATTGCGTAACAGGGGGGCAGGGTTCTCATGCTCGTCACGGCTCCGCAGGGTGTTTACCCGCAAATTAGGCATTCGGCAACCGCCTGGCAAGCGGCGTCCGCGCCGCCCCGGCGCGATTGTGCGTAGCTTTCGGCGCGGCGGCGCACATCCTGGCGGTCGGGCGGGGTGTCCGCAAGCGCGCACAGGGCGTCCAGCACGCCCGCCGCGTCCTGCTCCAGCCGGGCCAGGCCGCACTCGAAAAGTTCATGTCCCACCCAGGCGAAGTTGGACCAGGACGGGCCGATGACCGGTGTCACGCCGTGCGCCAGAGGCTCCAGAAAATTCTGTCCGCCAAGGTCCGCCAGGCTGCCGCCGACGAAGCAGGCCCGCGCCAGGGCGAAGGCGCCGGAGAGTTCGCCGAAGGCGTCCCACAGAAGCACCGAGCCGGGCCGCGCCGCGCCCGCGCTGCGGCGGACATGGGGCACGCCGCCCCGTTCGAGCAGCCCTTCCCAGGCGTTCAGGCGCTCCATGTGCCGGGGAAACACGCCCACCACCGCACCGGGCAGCCGCGCCAGCAGACCCTGGATGATGGCGAGAGCCTGGGCTTCCTCCTGTCTGCGCACGCTGCCCAGCACGATGAAGGGCGCGCGGACGCCGTCGACTTGCGGCAGCAGGGCCGCCAGGGCCGGGTTCGGGGCGGAGGCAGAGAAGTCCAGGCGGTCGAATTTGATGTTCGGCATGATTTGCGTGCGCGTTTGGGGGAACAGGGCGGCGAAGCGGGTCGCGTCGTCTTCGGACACGGCCAGCACGCGCTCCGGGCCGAGGCAGCGCCAGAAGCCGGGAAGGCGCAGATAGCCGCGCAGGCTCTTCGGCGTCATGCGGGCGTTGACGGCCAGGGCCGGGATTCCGGCCCTGCGGCAGGCGGCCAGAAGCCCAGGCCAGAGCTCGGTTTCGAGCAGCGCCACCGCGCGCGGGGCCACTGCGGCCAGGGCGGCCGCCATGTTGCCGGGAATGTCGAAGGGAAACCAGGCGGGCAGCAGCTCCACGCGGCCCGCGAGGTCGGTTGCGGCGCGCGCAAGCACGCCCATGCCCTGGCTGGTGAAGGTGGTGACGAGGACGCGCGGCGGGCGACCGTCCACAAGGCCGCCGGGCAGACAGTCGGGCAGGCGGCGCGCCAGCTCCCATGCCAGGTACGCCTCGCCGCCGCTGGCCGCCTGGACCCAGAGGTCCGCCTTGGGCGGCGGTCCGGAGCGCATGAGCCGCGCGTCCCAGCCGTCCTTGAGCCGCCCGTTGCGCCGCAGGCCGGGCAGGGCCGCGCGCCAGGCCAG contains these protein-coding regions:
- a CDS encoding tetratricopeptide repeat protein, whose amino-acid sequence is MSGELTKARQKLAGINASLKMGKYMTAAQALNDAIVLMLSAPLLKNEREEFAQMLDTAVYSLNNHKELRKFYPLLLHYTPGAEKKLLEELYEMRKVLQEDVNETAQKDLEALESKKREGLERGQKHLDEQQFDEARQAFDRLTGEFPGDAELKADIADRYYKAGLNQDAVGHLSQAINESPESIHLYNRIGIVLRKMQDFESAEGYYRRALGICQTDEYLFFNLGRLYYDWQKWAKMAEAAKMAVAINPNFVEAKKLLAFAQKKLGG
- the kdsB gene encoding 3-deoxy-manno-octulosonate cytidylyltransferase, which encodes MRTLPPCYAIIPARYDSSRFPGKPLVEISGVPMCVRVHQRASLCARFSRVLIATDDERIMAAANAWGAPAIMTGRHHQSGTDRVLEAARLIGAEPDSVVVNVQGDEPALDPAMLEELLAPFAAPGGETVQAATLATPMTRAEAQSPDRVKVVLDAQGRALYFSRAAIPFCRDGEADGDTAGPLLHVGLYAFRMHALERFAALPQGRLERTEKLEQLRLLENAIPIHVALTRHACHGVDRPEDVEHIEKILREHAT
- a CDS encoding TetR/AcrR family transcriptional regulator, whose product is MTAASPPPIARRRRQRDAERTRAAIVQAAREVFLRGDYHQASLSDIAHRAGVAQSLIHHHFGSKKGLYVAAVHAFLAELDEDLKGIIQPVVDTTGKNAPEEAAAFISAALTAYFRFLSANEQCVRFYRILDLSMHNDPDLVAGLDELDDQGREMSTLHLMRAAHDRLTLMKERGQLREGVEPLPLLSAMLCTVEHWFTSSRRLNHRLSQAVGRGGAGCQGGIAPEEYLRTVVEVFLRGALAEPGR
- a CDS encoding 3-deoxy-D-manno-octulosonic acid transferase, whose translation is MPVPRKPPLVARAILGVYGLAWRAALPGLRRNGRLKDGWDARLMRSGPPPKADLWVQAASGGEAYLAWELARRLPDCLPGGLVDGRPPRVLVTTFTSQGMGVLARAATDLAGRVELLPAWFPFDIPGNMAAALAAVAPRAVALLETELWPGLLAACRRAGIPALAVNARMTPKSLRGYLRLPGFWRCLGPERVLAVSEDDATRFAALFPQTRTQIMPNIKFDRLDFSASAPNPALAALLPQVDGVRAPFIVLGSVRRQEEAQALAIIQGLLARLPGAVVGVFPRHMERLNAWEGLLERGGVPHVRRSAGAARPGSVLLWDAFGELSGAFALARACFVGGSLADLGGQNFLEPLAHGVTPVIGPSWSNFAWVGHELFECGLARLEQDAAGVLDALCALADTPPDRQDVRRRAESYAQSRRGGADAACQAVAECLICG
- a CDS encoding FAD-binding protein, giving the protein MAPQAAPAPSFRHVLVLGAGLAGMRAAWAAKQAAPHLAVTLVSPRAAPCGSSFANRNNALGMQAPRPGEAEAFIREALALAAPGTVALELARALAQDAPVALSDLLSLGLAFRRKADGALARYPGCFSPPRRAVVFDDLGAAHGAFLARVRGLGVRLLHGFVALQITRDAAGRATGAWLAPLRDGEPVFLRADAVVAALGGPAPLFARRICGPGGSGLSFGLLRSAGTELVNARFLQFFWGHAADGGFVNPGALPWSLLAPELAHHAEARRGHCPLAYSLPDAALDRWLLARRGADGLAPLPGGAPLALFAHAGNGGARIDADGRTAVPGLYACGECAGGMHGAQRMGGGMALSALVFGARAGRAAALQPDQGGTALAGPPPAPAPGLDLRPERTFLPRLRRGMDRHAAPFAPQDRTRAAFIAWLRTQEEDAPSLRQRLLALSALCVLDAQ
- the carA gene encoding glutamine-hydrolyzing carbamoyl-phosphate synthase small subunit, which translates into the protein MKAILALEDGTWFEGSSFTGPGETGGEAIFNTGMTGYQEILTDPSYVGQMVCMTYPLIGNYGVNAEDVESHKIGAEALIVKECCKEPSNWRAAMSLPDYLKKAGVMGIEGIDTRALTRHLRLNGAMRGVISTSGSPQELVKKAQGLPSMEGLNLADKVSAKNPYLWTGSGTKTVNLADFSWAGNGPRLLVYDFGVKWNILRLLAAQGFDMLVVPSHFTHQQAAELSPDAVFLSNGPGDPAVVKNAIEATRVFAQKLPVAGICLGHQIMGLALGGRAYKLKFGHHGCNHPVMDMESGKIEISSQNHGFCVDIDHLPELKVTHRNLNDQTLEGFAHRSKPLIAIQFHPEAAPGPHDSAYFFPRFRDLVRQATGK